Proteins encoded in a region of the Paenibacillus pedocola genome:
- the carB gene encoding carbamoyl-phosphate synthase large subunit → MPKNDKLKKILVIGSGPIVIGQAAEFDYAGTQACQALKEEGVEVVLINSNPATIMTDTNMADKVYIEPITLEFVTAIIRQERPDGLLPTLGGQTGLNMAVELARAGVLESENVKLLGTQLESIEKAEDRDLFRELMRELEQPVPESTIITTVEEAMSFAEEIGFPLIVRPAYTLGGTGGGICDNAEELRETVKAGIRYSPIGQCLVEKSIAGMKEVEYEVMRDANDNCIVVCNMENFDPVGVHTGDSIVVAPSQTLSDREYQMLRSASLKIIRALNIEGGCNVQFALDPQSYQYYVIEVNPRVSRSSALASKATGYPIAKMAAKIALGYTLDEIVNPVTGQTYACFEPTLDYIVSKIPRWPFDKFIYANRKLGTQMKATGEVMAIGRTFEESIHKAIRSLEIGVHRFRLPGAELLEDSVLRTRLAKPDDERLFLIAEAFRRGYGLQEIQDITNVDWWFLSKIEGLINFEDVLRSEETLSAETLYQAKRKGFTDRAIAEIRAEGRPGGAQTKEADVRIMRLQQGLTPVFKMVDTCAAEFEASTPYYYSTYETENEVTHSDKQKVIVLGSGPIRIGQGIEFDYSTVHAVWAIQNAGYEAVIINNNPETVSTDFNTSDRLYFEPLFFEDVMNVIEQENPIGVIVQFGGQTAINLAAPLAAAGVNILGTSLESIDEAEDRKRFEALLARLDIAQPKGKTVTDASQAVETAQSLGYPVLVRPSYVLGGRAMEIVYNDAELMSYMVEAVKVNPEHPVLIDRYMLGKEVEVDAICDGETVVIPGIMEHVERAGVHSGDSIAVYPPQYLDEGLKQKISEITIKIAKELKTIGLVNIQFVIYQNEVYVIEVNPRSSRTVPFLSKVTGIPMANLATKIILGGKLKEDGYTEGLWPESDYVSVKVPVFSFAKLRRVEPTLGPEMKSTGEVMGRDKLYAKALYKGLIGAGMKIPATGAIIVTVADKDKAEAVELMKGFHAMGYKIIATGGTAQALEQAGLNVMNVNKLDEGEPTILDLIRSGQANFVFNTLTKGKTPERDGFRIRREAVENGVVCMTSLDTVTALLRMLQTINFSSQSMPAFVGQ, encoded by the coding sequence GCAGTTGAGCTGGCCCGTGCCGGCGTGCTTGAATCGGAGAACGTTAAGCTGCTGGGTACCCAGCTGGAATCCATCGAGAAAGCGGAAGACCGCGACTTGTTCCGGGAGCTGATGCGTGAGCTGGAACAGCCGGTACCGGAAAGCACGATCATTACAACGGTTGAGGAAGCTATGAGCTTTGCAGAGGAAATCGGCTTTCCGCTGATTGTCCGTCCGGCTTATACCCTGGGCGGGACAGGCGGCGGAATTTGCGACAACGCGGAAGAGCTGCGTGAGACGGTCAAAGCGGGGATCCGTTACAGCCCGATCGGCCAATGTCTGGTGGAGAAGAGTATCGCCGGCATGAAGGAAGTAGAATATGAAGTAATGCGTGATGCGAATGACAACTGTATCGTAGTATGCAACATGGAGAACTTTGATCCTGTTGGTGTGCATACAGGAGACAGTATCGTCGTAGCACCGAGCCAGACACTCTCTGACCGTGAATACCAGATGCTGCGCAGCGCTTCGCTGAAGATTATCCGTGCGCTCAATATCGAAGGCGGCTGTAATGTGCAGTTCGCGCTTGATCCGCAGAGCTACCAATATTATGTCATTGAAGTAAACCCGCGGGTAAGCCGTTCCTCGGCACTGGCCTCGAAGGCGACCGGTTATCCGATTGCCAAAATGGCGGCCAAAATCGCCCTCGGCTACACGCTGGATGAAATCGTCAATCCGGTTACCGGACAGACATATGCCTGCTTCGAACCGACACTGGATTACATCGTCAGCAAAATCCCGCGCTGGCCGTTCGACAAGTTCATTTACGCGAACCGCAAGCTGGGCACACAGATGAAAGCGACTGGAGAAGTTATGGCGATTGGCCGTACCTTTGAAGAGTCGATCCATAAAGCGATCCGTTCCCTGGAAATCGGTGTACACCGCTTCCGTCTGCCGGGCGCAGAGCTGCTGGAAGACAGCGTGCTGCGCACCCGCCTCGCGAAGCCTGATGACGAGCGATTGTTCCTGATCGCAGAAGCGTTCCGCCGCGGCTACGGATTGCAGGAAATTCAGGATATTACGAACGTAGACTGGTGGTTCCTGTCCAAGATTGAAGGCTTGATTAACTTCGAGGATGTGCTGCGCAGTGAAGAAACGTTAAGTGCAGAAACACTCTACCAGGCCAAACGCAAAGGCTTTACTGACCGGGCCATCGCCGAAATTCGTGCAGAAGGGCGTCCGGGCGGGGCACAGACAAAGGAAGCCGATGTCCGTATTATGCGCCTGCAGCAGGGCCTGACGCCAGTCTTCAAGATGGTAGATACCTGTGCGGCTGAGTTCGAAGCTTCAACGCCTTACTACTACTCAACCTATGAGACAGAAAATGAAGTGACCCATTCCGATAAGCAAAAAGTAATAGTGCTCGGATCCGGTCCGATCCGGATCGGCCAGGGGATTGAATTTGACTACTCCACCGTGCATGCGGTGTGGGCCATTCAAAACGCCGGCTACGAAGCTGTCATTATCAATAACAATCCGGAGACCGTATCGACGGACTTTAATACCTCTGACCGGCTGTATTTTGAACCGCTGTTCTTTGAAGATGTAATGAACGTTATCGAACAGGAGAATCCGATCGGGGTAATCGTCCAGTTCGGCGGACAAACGGCTATTAACCTTGCTGCGCCGCTGGCTGCAGCCGGTGTCAATATTCTCGGCACGAGCCTGGAGAGCATTGATGAAGCTGAGGACCGCAAGCGGTTCGAAGCGCTGCTGGCCCGTCTCGATATCGCCCAGCCGAAAGGCAAGACGGTAACTGATGCCAGTCAGGCTGTAGAAACTGCACAATCTCTTGGCTATCCGGTGCTTGTACGTCCTTCTTATGTACTGGGCGGACGCGCAATGGAAATTGTCTACAATGATGCCGAGCTGATGAGCTATATGGTTGAAGCGGTGAAGGTTAATCCGGAGCACCCGGTGCTGATCGACCGTTATATGCTGGGTAAAGAGGTCGAGGTTGATGCGATCTGCGACGGCGAAACGGTTGTTATTCCGGGCATCATGGAGCATGTGGAGCGTGCAGGCGTTCACTCCGGCGACTCCATCGCCGTATACCCTCCGCAGTACCTGGATGAAGGCCTGAAGCAGAAGATTAGCGAAATTACGATCAAGATTGCCAAAGAGCTGAAAACAATCGGACTGGTCAACATCCAGTTTGTTATTTACCAGAATGAAGTATATGTTATCGAAGTGAATCCGCGCTCCTCGCGTACGGTTCCTTTCCTGAGCAAGGTAACCGGCATTCCGATGGCTAATCTGGCAACCAAAATCATCCTCGGCGGCAAGCTGAAGGAAGATGGTTACACAGAAGGCCTGTGGCCGGAAAGCGACTATGTGTCGGTTAAAGTGCCGGTGTTCTCCTTCGCCAAGCTGCGCAGAGTAGAGCCTACACTGGGACCTGAAATGAAATCAACCGGTGAAGTCATGGGTCGCGACAAGCTGTACGCTAAGGCGCTGTATAAAGGGCTGATCGGTGCGGGTATGAAAATCCCGGCAACAGGTGCGATCATCGTTACAGTAGCTGACAAAGACAAAGCTGAGGCTGTAGAGCTGATGAAGGGCTTCCACGCCATGGGTTACAAAATCATTGCAACCGGCGGCACGGCACAGGCGCTTGAGCAAGCGGGCCTGAACGTGATGAATGTCAACAAGCTGGATGAAGGCGAGCCTACCATCCTCGACCTGATCCGCAGCGGTCAAGCGAACTTCGTCTTCAATACGCTGACCAAAGGCAAGACGCCGGAGCGCGACGGCTTCCGTATCCGCCGTGAAGCGGTAGAGAACGGGGTCGTATGTATGACATCGCTTGATACAGTAACGGCGCTGCTGAGAATGCTGCAGACGATCAACTTCTCGTCACAGTCGATGCCTGCCTTTGTTGGACAATAA